A portion of the Geoalkalibacter ferrihydriticus DSM 17813 genome contains these proteins:
- a CDS encoding type II secretion system F family protein, translating to MPTFKCKIGMSDGRVVEKEFESPSRQLLAESLQEQGFHVFSLRKIPFQSLRQAGAMGPRFSGQRFLSFNQEFLVLLRSGLPILQVLDTLMEKMEVGAVLAVLREVREDIKGGGSLSDAFEKFPRYFPYLYVASIRAGERTGDLPVTLARYLDYQRRMEAIKARIRSASFYPVFLSVVVTAVVLLLMVYVVPRFTQIYADAQVDLPLLTRVVIALAEGLGRYLPLVVLASIVAFVAGRIFVRSEQGGYLLDRLKLRVPFFGALLADYSISSFCRTLSTTIAGGIPAVEAMRMSRATLNNRVLEERLLAATRRVEEGMAISESFEKAAFFPNIALRMIGVGESTGALAEMLNEVADYYEQQVGVRLDRLTTLIEPVMMLVMGLLIGGIVVAMYFPIFQLAGTVQ from the coding sequence ATGCCTACCTTCAAATGTAAAATCGGCATGAGCGACGGACGGGTGGTCGAGAAGGAGTTCGAATCACCCAGCCGTCAGCTGCTTGCGGAAAGTCTGCAAGAGCAGGGATTTCACGTTTTTTCCCTGCGCAAAATTCCGTTCCAGTCCCTGCGACAGGCCGGCGCCATGGGTCCGCGCTTTTCCGGGCAACGTTTTCTTTCCTTTAACCAGGAGTTTCTGGTTTTGTTGCGCTCGGGCCTGCCGATCTTGCAAGTCCTTGACACGCTCATGGAAAAAATGGAAGTCGGCGCCGTGCTGGCGGTCTTGCGTGAAGTGCGCGAGGACATCAAGGGGGGCGGGTCTCTGTCGGACGCTTTTGAGAAATTTCCGCGCTACTTTCCCTACCTCTATGTGGCTTCCATCCGTGCCGGTGAGCGCACCGGCGACCTGCCGGTGACCCTGGCGCGCTATCTGGACTATCAGCGCCGCATGGAGGCGATCAAGGCGCGGATCCGCAGTGCCTCCTTTTACCCGGTCTTTCTCTCGGTGGTGGTAACGGCTGTGGTGTTGCTGCTGATGGTCTATGTGGTGCCGCGCTTCACGCAGATTTATGCCGACGCCCAGGTTGACTTGCCTCTTCTTACCCGGGTGGTAATCGCCCTGGCCGAGGGCCTTGGGCGCTACCTGCCCCTGGTTGTTTTGGCATCAATTGTGGCGTTTGTGGCTGGTCGAATTTTCGTGCGCTCGGAGCAGGGCGGCTATTTGCTGGATCGCCTCAAGCTGCGTGTGCCGTTTTTCGGGGCTTTGTTGGCCGATTATTCTATTTCGAGTTTTTGTCGCACTCTGAGCACGACCATTGCCGGGGGCATTCCGGCGGTGGAGGCCATGCGCATGTCGCGGGCGACCCTTAACAATCGCGTGCTTGAAGAGCGTCTGCTGGCCGCTACCCGCCGCGTTGAGGAGGGTATGGCCATTTCCGAGAGCTTTGAAAAAGCTGCGTTTTTCCCCAACATCGCGCTGCGCATGATCGGCGTCGGTGAAAGTACCGGGGCTCTGGCCGAAATGCTCAACGAGGTGGCCGATTACTATGAACAGCAGGTCGGAGTGCGCCTCGATCGACTTACCACGCTGATCGAGCCGGTGATGATGCTGGTCATGGGGCTGCTTATCGGTGGTATCGTGGTGGCGATGTATTTCCCTATTTTTCAACTGGCCGGCACGGTCCAATAG